GTCGTGCAAGCTCCCTGGCACAAACTCGTGCCAGCGGGCTTCTTGCCGGTGGGGATAGAAAAGCAGGTTAAGCATCGCGCCATGAAGAGCGAGTTCAACGCCTTGGTCGTCATCGTCAACTTCGGGGTATGCGGCTCGTAGAGCTTGAAGATCTTCCCAAGAAGCGCCCGACACGGTCTCAAACTCGTCGGCATCAATGAACACTTCTGATGCAATGGCCTCAAGGCAACCCTTGATGAGTTGACGATCTTCAGGCGAGAGTTGCTCGTGGGCCATCCCGCAATCCTACGCAGCGCCTCGCAAGCTCAGCCAGCAACCGACGTGTTCAAGTCGTGCTAAGCGCTGTCTTCCACTACCAAGCCCCATCATCCGCAGAACCGGCAGACCCAAGAGAAATCTCCTCACCTGCGTAGGCCGCCCCGAGTCTGGACACCAGCAGACACCCGCAAAAATGTGCGTGTTAGCCTCGGACCCGTGATTGACCGTTACCTAACACCAGAAATGAAGGCGCTGTGGAGCGAAGCCAGCAAGTACCGCGCCTGGCTGCGCGTGGAACTGGCCGCCATGCAGGCGCAGGCCCGTCACGGCGAGGTGCCCCAGAGCGCCTATGACGCCCTCTTGGCCCAGAGCGAGGCCGACCCGCTGGACGAGGCCTTCGCGCAGAAGGTGGCCGAGATTGAGGCTGTGACCCGCCACGACATCGTGGCGTTCACCCGCGCCCTGACCGAGCGCTACGGCGAAGATGCACGTTTTATCCACCACGGCCTGACCAGCACCGATGTGGTGGACACCGCCCAGAACCTGCTGCTGGATGAGGCTCTGGGCCTGATCATCACGGACACCGAGGCGCTGCGCGAGGTCTGCCGCACGCAGGCTGTCGCCCACAAGCACACGCCCACCGTAGGCCGCACCCACGGCATTCACGCCGAGCCCATGACGTTTGGCCTGAAGTTCCTGAACTGGATGGCCACCCTGGACCGCGACCTGGAACGGCTGCACGCAGCCCGGGGGCGCGTGCAGGTGGTCATGCTGTCGGGATCGGTGGGCACCTACGCCCACGTCTCGCCGCGCATTGAGGAAGAGGTGGCGCAGGGCTGGGGCTGGCAGGCCGCGCCCGTCACCAACCAGACCCTGGCCCGCGACCGCCACGCCGAGGTCCTGAGCGCCCTGGCGATTCTGGGCACCACCCTAGAACGGATTGCGGTGGAAGTGCGCCACCTGCAGCGCAGTGAAGTG
Above is a genomic segment from Deinococcus betulae containing:
- the purB gene encoding adenylosuccinate lyase, coding for MIDRYLTPEMKALWSEASKYRAWLRVELAAMQAQARHGEVPQSAYDALLAQSEADPLDEAFAQKVAEIEAVTRHDIVAFTRALTERYGEDARFIHHGLTSTDVVDTAQNLLLDEALGLIITDTEALREVCRTQAVAHKHTPTVGRTHGIHAEPMTFGLKFLNWMATLDRDLERLHAARGRVQVVMLSGSVGTYAHVSPRIEEEVAQGWGWQAAPVTNQTLARDRHAEVLSALAILGTTLERIAVEVRHLQRSEVREAMEPFGKGQTGSSSMPHKKNPILTENVTGFARLLRGFLATGLENVALWHERDISHSSAERVILPDATSAASYATRRLTGVLRDLVVFPERMLRNLNDLGGLVFSQRVLHALIDDQGMMREAAYGLVQRNALHSWETGEGLRDLLKADPENPLSDADLDAAFDLQWYLRHVDDIYARFGL